The region CTCATTACGAGCATATATCCTCGACCAGAACGCCTTGCCTCGCTCGCGGGCGACATCGTCCGCCTCCTGCAAACGCAGCGACGTCTTCTCCTGCAGATCTTCCGGGATGCAGCTGGCGAGCGTGCGCATCGCGTTGCCGGTGCGTGCGGCGCCGGCGATACCAGTTGACTTGATGAGGCCCTCGCGGAGCTTGCGTACGGCGCTGAAGCGGTCCTCTGGTGAGAGCTGTGACAGGAGCTGGCTGTCGAGCTGGGCGTAGACTTGGGGGATTACATCGGGGTAGTTGAGTGAGGAGAGCGTTACCACGACACACATGTACCAACGCAGTCGGGTGGGTAGGGGGAGAGAAGCGGCCGGCGAGAAGAACGCTACTGGTAGAGTTGGAGTCTCTGTCATTTTAACGTGGGCTGCTCAATCAttggggatgtggatgtggaatAGGGATTATATGTGGGTGAGCTGGACTTGTATGTCCGTTGACCCACTCGCCTCCACCGATGATGTTATTATTTAAAACCGGCTTCTATACCTAGCCCATCATATAGGTTCCTATAGCTGTTATAGGAACAATTGATAATCTCAGTCATGTACATCATCGCCCCCCTCTCCAACTGCGCCTCCCCGCCAAAGCGGGACAGGGTACGTCCACCACACAGTCACCGATTAcacaaataataataaagtagttcCTCGAATACATATCCAAGATCGCCCCGATCACGCACGCCCACGAGCCCAAGTGCCACGCATACGCCTGGTTCCGCAGCGCCGAGGACAACGACACCGTCCCGCACCACTGGGTCAGGGGATTTGAAGTGTACGCCCACTATAGTTAATTCTTGTGTATTCTTCTAATAACGGATCATAGATACGAGGACGTCGAGGCGAATACTGTAACCCACCGCGCAAGCACCGAGTATAAGGCCTTCCGCGCAGCCGTGGCCCAGGAGGGCCTGCTGGCGCGGCCCAGCAACCTTCGCTACTGGCGGCCATCGTCAGGATTCCTCACGCGTACTATTCAGGACGACGCAGCTGTGTCAAGGACAAAGTCACGGGCGTATATTGTCGTTGAAGAGTTGACCCCACAGGCTGGAAAGAAGGGATCCGTTCTGCGGCAGCTGGATGGGCTCGCGAGAGAGGCGGAACAAGACACCGGCGTGCTGAGCTTTTGGGTCCTGCATcggggagaagagaatgaggatgagggaCTGTTAGTCTTTGTGCGGTGTGAAAGCAAGGATGCCTGGGCTGGATTTATGGCCCGGGATGCTGTTTCAGAGCCGTGGGAGGCGATGCAGGGCATGTTTGATGGCCAAATGAAAACTACCTGGGTTGAATGTCTTGGGTTTCTGGATAgatgaatatatatatgaagAAAGAGCGTTGAATATAATACTGCTGTCAACTACAAGATGGCTGTCGCATTCGGCGGCGAGGCCACAGCGCCGCTATAGTTCAGCGGCGCCGACGTGTAGAAGAAAGACCAGCGCTTGTTCTTTGCGCACTGCTCTGCCAGCACATCGAGATCAAATAATTCGCCTATCGGGGTCCCCCATCCCGCCAGTAGAATCGGGTGCAAATGCCATTCCTTCTCAGTTGGAGCTGTTGCGTGTCAGCGACAGCACCCGTTACATATATGCAACAGGAATAGATGGATAGACTTACGTCGGACCTCAAAACCAGGCGAGTCActggcaacagcagcaaactgtcgcagccacagccactcGGTCGTCTCGCGCGACTGAGCCAGGCCGCACCACTTGCGGATGCCCGCGACTCTCTCTCGCCCGGGAGCATCGAGTTTCTTGTACGCTGCAACATAGCCGGTACGTAGAAATAGCACATCCCCGCGGTGGAACTCAACCCCTTGGTCCTGCGCAATGGCCAGGACGTCCTTGAGCGAGATCGCATGCTGGGCGAAGTGGTCGACTTCTATACCGTGACGCAGCGCATAGGATGCATAGTCGATGAGCACGCCTCGACCGGCGAGTCCGCGAGCACACCAGGGCTGCAGGCTGTTTACCGTGGTAGATGCAGCGGCGTGGATATCGGCTTGCGTCGTGCTAATCAGATATATTCGGTTAGGTCAGACCACCATTGACTACTGGGCTACATACCCGTTGTAGAACTTCTTGTCCTGCTGATACGCAAAATGTCGCATGCTGTCCCACTGCGAGCTCCCTTGGGTATTGAAGCTGATCTGGATGCGCTTCTGTTATTATACAGCCACGCTATACAGCCAAATCCCCAGTGACTACTCACGACATCATCGTTAACGACCAACGGGCTTTTATCAATGATCTTCTGCTCGAAGCCCGCTCGTCCCAGTAACGGCGGGTTGAACAAGTCGAGTGGTAAACTGTTAGGTTGACAGGTATCAGTGTCTGCCTATTGAATCCTGGTAAGGCACACGGACTCCAAACCAACCCGCTCGCCCGTCATCGCTTCTTCCTTGATTGTCTTCAGCACTAGCTCGTTTGTTAAGTAGTTGAGAGAACCCAATGCACTCTCTGGGCCGCATCCCCAGAGCCCCCAGGCTGAGTTGGGAGGGTCCCCCTCGTGCAGAGGGAGTTGGTCGAAGGAGGGAAGGGGGTTCTGTGGAGAGGCCATTTTGAGTACGATGGATTTTCTAGTCTCTCTGGATGACCAGTGGCTTTTATCTGAGGAACCAATGCCCCGACGCCGGAGATGGACATCCGGCTCTCATGTCTTGGTAAGTTCGTCACCGTGGATGTAGTTCCGGTGGAAATAGAGGGAAATGTGTTGAATAGAAGAGTATTCATAAATATAACCCCTCGCAGCATTACATGTCGGTATCTGGAATATCCTAACGCAATTATTTCTCCCCCATAATGCCTACCCCCGGCGTACTCATGCGTCTCTCTGACGCCTCCACTATACAAGCACCACTGGCCGATGTCGACATTGAAGCCACCTACACCCTCAAAGCAGACGACGACAAGCACCCAGCAGGCAACACGATCTGCTTCCTGCGTGACATCacccctcttctctcctcaCCAGACCTCCACAACGCCGACGTTGAGGCCCATCGCGCAATTGCCGCTTCTCCCCCATCCTGGATCCTCTGCTCCTTCATCAACGGCCGTGACACAGCAGGAGACAGCGAAGCACAGAAGACTCCGCACGTTCTGCCCACGCTTCCACCACTTGGatccatcctcgtcatcaacgGCTCGACACCCCGcccagagaaggaagaagactATCACGCGTGGTACGACCAGGAACACGGCGCCAAGCTAACCCATGTACCGGGCTGGCGTGCTGCGCGGCGTTACGCGCTGGCCGGGGTCTACGGTGAGGCCGAGACGGCCAGTTTCTACGGGTTGAATTTCTATGATGCGGAGAATGGCCTCGGGGGTCCTGAGTGGCAGGCTGGTGTGACGGAGTGGACACTGAGGATTCGGAGTAATGCGGCGAAGCCCAATATCCGGAGGGTGTGGAAGGTAGTGCGGATGTGATTGTTATGTACCTGTTACAGATGTAGCTGCGAAGGGGCAAATAAGCCGTACAGCGTATCCTGCGTAATTTCGCTTTCCAGCTGGTTCAATGATGCAAGGAACCCTGGCGATGAGGTCCCAAGGCCTACAGGGTCTGCCTGGCCCATGGAACCCATGCCCATGTAGTCGTAGTCGTCTCCCACAAAGGGCGCCTGTCTGTTCACGGGCTGCGGGAAAAGAGTTTCGTCAAGGTTCATTAATTGAGGCATCTCGTACTGTCCCCCAGCAGTACCACCCTGCCGGGTACTGACCTGGAATTCGTGCACCATGTCGCGAAGGATGCTCAGTGGCTTCTCCAGGCCAAAGTTACACCCGCCCTGTAGCTCGCTCAGACAGGTCCAGAAGAACGATATTGGTTCCATGAACTGCCCGCGCTCGTGGCGCTCCTGGCGCAAAATAACAATTACAGCGCTGTACACCGCGTAGGAAAGGAGGAATGGAGCCCGGCGGAGCGTAAAGGCCTTCTTGTACGCGCGAACGAACTTCTGGATCGCGAGCGCGCTGGAAATACACGCCTGCTCGCTGCGTTCTCTGCTGCCTTCGTCGCTGTAGCGGCGGAGGTGTCCTTCTTCTAGGAATGCGCGGTGCAAAAGGATGGT is a window of Aspergillus puulaauensis MK2 DNA, chromosome 4, nearly complete sequence DNA encoding:
- a CDS encoding uncharacterized protein (COG:S;~EggNog:ENOG410PIQI;~InterPro:IPR007325,IPR037175;~PFAM:PF04199;~go_function: GO:0004061 - arylformamidase activity [Evidence IEA];~go_process: GO:0019441 - tryptophan catabolic process to kynurenine [Evidence IEA]), producing the protein MASPQNPLPSFDQLPLHEGDPPNSAWGLWGCGPESALGSLNYLTNELVLKTIKEEAMTGERVGLDLPLDLFNPPLLGRAGFEQKIIDKSPLVVNDDVISFNTQGSSQWDSMRHFAYQQDKKFYNGTTQADIHAAASTTVNSLQPWCARGLAGRGVLIDYASYALRHGIEVDHFAQHAISLKDVLAIAQDQGVEFHRGDVLFLRTGYVAAYKKLDAPGRERVAGIRKWCGLAQSRETTEWLWLRQFAAVASDSPGFEVRPPTEKEWHLHPILLAGWGTPIGELFDLDVLAEQCAKNKRWSFFYTSAPLNYSGAVASPPNATAIL
- a CDS encoding uncharacterized protein (InterPro:IPR011008,IPR007138;~PFAM:PF03992); protein product: MYIIAPLSNCASPPKRDRFLEYISKIAPITHAHEPKCHAYAWFRSAEDNDTVPHHWVRGFEVYEDVEANTVTHRASTEYKAFRAAVAQEGLLARPSNLRYWRPSSGFLTRTIQDDAAVSRTKSRAYIVVEELTPQAGKKGSVLRQLDGLAREAEQDTGVLSFWVLHRGEENEDEGLLVFVRCESKDAWAGFMARDAVSEPWEAMQGMFDGQMKTTWVECLGFLDR
- a CDS encoding uncharacterized protein (COG:S;~EggNog:ENOG410PI5E;~InterPro:IPR011008); the protein is MPTPGVLMRLSDASTIQAPLADVDIEATYTLKADDDKHPAGNTICFLRDITPLLSSPDLHNADVEAHRAIAASPPSWILCSFINGRDTAGDSEAQKTPHVLPTLPPLGSILVINGSTPRPEKEEDYHAWYDQEHGAKLTHVPGWRAARRYALAGVYGEAETASFYGLNFYDAENGLGGPEWQAGVTEWTLRIRSNAAKPNIRRVWKVVRM
- a CDS encoding uncharacterized protein (COG:S;~EggNog:ENOG410PJWD;~InterPro:IPR029032); its protein translation is MTETPTLPVAFFSPAASLPLPTRLRWYMCVVVTLSSLNYPDVIPQVYAQLDSQLLSQLSPEDRFSAVRKLREGLIKSTGIAGAARTGNAMRTLASCIPEDLQEKTSLRLQEADDVARERGKAFWSRIYARNEAFDPGASVRASPDYAFVVREVLYARIFSFDAVIDDLLTGYVIVSALYGMDCPNQLQNHMKGMLINGATREDLEELRDLSLGLAKVLGVRSRYPPPLIPEKPEDGES